One part of the Glycine max cultivar Williams 82 chromosome 14, Glycine_max_v4.0, whole genome shotgun sequence genome encodes these proteins:
- the LOC100792748 gene encoding uncharacterized protein has product MERKQGFFSALKDEVVRGLSPARSRAKSPARSASPMSSLLRRRRKHHAPPPELFIARSGSLRPAEALSPLKEGPDGTDGGQDSSRGEGRWGQWMKGPLARAPSVSSSSSSCNNKKSDLRLLLGVLGAPLAPVHVCTTDPFPHLSIKDIPIETSSAQYILQQYIAASGGQKLQNSINNAYAMGKVRMIASEFETANKVTRSRNSSKAAESGGFVLWQMNPDMWYVELALGGSKVHAGCNGRLVWRHTPWLGAHAAKGPVRPLRRTLQGLDPRTTASMFINTRCIGEKKINEEDCFILKLCADPSTLKARSEGPAEIIRHVLFGYFSQKTGLLVHLEDSHLTRIQNNGGEAVYWETTINSFLDDYRPVEGIMIAHSGRSVVTLFRFGETAMSHTKTRMEEAWTIEEVAFNVPGLSVDCFIPPSELRFASMSEACELPQGQRVKTAVAAAAYHAKVTQLQKSHDSHTNNINWTVDV; this is encoded by the exons atGGAGCGGAAGCAAGGGTTCTTCTCTGCGCTCAAAGACGAGGTGGTTCGCGGCCTCTCGCCGGCGCGGTCACGCGCCAAGAGCCCCGCCAGGAGTGCATCGCCCATGTCCTCGCTGCTCCGCCGCCGCAGGAAGCACCACGCGCCGCCGCCTGAGCTCTTCATTGCGAGATCGGGAAGCCTCAGGCCCGCCGAGGCCCTCTCGCCGCTCAAGGAAGGTCCTGACGGAACCGACGGCGGCCAGGACTCCTCGCGCGGAGAGGGAAGGTGGGGCCAGTGGATGAAAGGACCACTCGCTAGAGCACCCTCTGTTTCTTCTTCCTCGTCCTCTTGCAACAACAAAAAGTCCGATCTGAGGTTGCTTCTTGGCGTGTTGGGTGCTCCACTCGCTCCCGTGCACGTGTGCACCACGGATCCCTTCCCTCACCTCAGCATCAAAGACATCCCCATT GAGACTTCTTCTGCTCAgtacatattgcagcagtacaTTGCTGCCTCTGGAGGGCAGAAGCTTCAGAATTCGATTAACAATGCGTATGCCATGGGGAAGGTGAGGATGATAGCCTCCGAGTTCGAGACCGCAAACAAGGTCACGCGGAGCCGGAACTCGTCCAAGGCCGCGGAGTCCGGTGGGTTTGTCTTGTGGCAGATGAACCCAGACATGTGGTATGTCGAGCTTGCTCTTGGTGGCAGCAAGGTTCACGCCGGTTGCAATGGGAGATTAGTGTGGCGGCACACGCCCTGGCTTGGTGCTCATGCGGCAAAAGGGCCGGTTAGGCCTTTGCGACGCACCCTTCAG GGTCTTGACCCAAGAACAACTGCAAGCATGTTTATCAACACAAGATGCATTGGGGAGAAGAAGATAAATGAAGAGGACTGTTTCATCCTCAAGCTTTGTGCAGACCCCTCAACATTAAAAGCAAGGAGTGAGGGTCCAGCAGAGATCATTAGGCATGTTTTGTTTGGGTACTTTAGCCAGAAAACAGGACTCCTTGTTCACTTGGAGGACTCCCATTTGACACGCATTCAGAACAATGGTGGCGAGGCAGTATATTGGGAGACCACAATAAATTCATTTCTTGACGATTACAGGCCTGTCGAGGGGATAATGATTGCTCACTCGGGTCGATCCGTGGTGACGCTTTTCCGGTTTGGGGAAACAGCGATGAGTCACACTAAAACCAGGATGGAAGAAGCTTGGACGATTGAGGAGGTTGCGTTCAATGTCCCTGGCCTTTCTGTGGACTGTTTCATTCCTCCGTCTGAGCTAAGGTTTGCTTCTATGAGTGAAGCCTGTGAGCTTCCCCAAGGTCAGAGGGTGAAGACTGCTGTGGCAGCAGCTGCATACCATGCCAAAGTCACTCAACTACAAAAATCGCACGATAGCCACACGAATAACATTAACTGGACAGTGGATGTTTAG
- the GASA22 gene encoding gibberellin-regulated protein 22 precursor — MKVAFVAVLLICLVLSSSLFEVSMAGSAFCSSKCAKRCSRAGMKDRCTRFCGICCSKCRCVPSGTYGNKHECPCYRDMKNSKGKPKCP; from the exons ATGAAGGTAGCATTTGTAGCTGTTCTACTTATTTGCCTTGTCCTAAGCTCCTCCTTGTTCGAGGTGTCAATGGCCGGTTCTG ctttctgctcctcCAAGTGCGCGAAGAGGTGTTCTAGGGCTGGGATGAAGGACAGGTGCACGAGGTTCTGCGGGATTTGCTGCAGCAAGTGTAGGTGTGTGCCATCTGGGACTTATGGGAACAAGCACGAGTGCCCTTGCTACAGAGACATGAAGAACTCCAAGGGCAAGCCCAAATGCCCTTGA